GCCGCAGTGATCGTGTTGACGCCGGTGTTGATCGTGTTCCTGGCCATGCAGCGTTTCTTCGTTCGCGGCGCGACGATGAGCGGGATCAAGGGATGAGCTTGGGGTCCGCGACAGATTCGCAAGACGATCTGCCATTGAAGGAGGGTACCATGTTCCACATGACGGGGCTGGCCGGATTGCCGCGCCTGCGAGATTACCGCAGCAAACGGGTCAGCAGTTACGACCGCACGGGCGGAAACCGCGATTGGGTCGACGTTGAAGCCGGGGCAACACGCACGGTCGCCGAGATCGCCGGGCCTGGCTGCATCCGCCACATCTGGATGACCATGTGGTTTCCCAACGATGATTACCTTAGAAGGGTCGTGCTGAGGTTCTATTGGGATTGTCACACCGAGCCCAGCGTCGAGTGTCCCATCGGCGATTTCTTCGGCCTGGGTCATGCGCGCCGAAAGAACTTCATCACCGCCGTTCTGCAAATGAGTCCACAGGATGGTCGCGGTTTCAACTCGTACTGGCCGATGCCCTTTCGCGAGGGCGCGCGGATCGAGGTGGAGAACCAGGGCAGCGAAAAACACCCCTTGTATTACTACGTGGACTACGAAGCCTACGATTCCGCCGCGGCCGTCGATGGTTTGGGTCGTTTCCACGTCCAGTGGCGGCGGGAGAACCCCACCGTCGGTTGGGGCGACGAGTACAACCACCTGCAGGAACACCTGGCTCAGGATCCGCAGACCGCCGATCCGCCGCGATGGCGTGACCTGATGCACTTCGGAGGCGATCCTCGCAGTCTCAATCCGTCCAATCGCGACAACTATGTCATCCTCGACGCCCAGGGGGACGGCATATACTGCGGCGCTCACCTTGATGTGGACGTCTTCGAGCGACAGAAGAACGATTGGTTCGGCGAGGGCGACGACATGATCTTCATTGACGGTGAGCCCTGGCCTCCCTCGCTGCATGGCACGGGCACCGAGGACTGGTACAACTGCGCCTTCGGGCCGGACCAGGAATACACGGCGCCCTACCACGGCATATTGCTTTACAGCGGCTCGCCGGAATGGAAGTGGAAGGGGAAGCAATCGGTATACCGGTATCACATAGAGGATCCGATTCGCTTCCGCCGTTCGATCCATGTCTCGATCGAGCACGGCCACGCGAACAAGCTGAGCAACGACTACAGCAGTACGGCGTATTACTACCTGTCGAAGCCGGCCCGTGGGGGGCCGCCGCTTTTGCCGGTCGAGCAGCGCCTGCCGAGGCCCGATGAGCCGATGTGACCGCATGCCGGCCTTTACATGGGGCACAAACCGTGATCACCGTTCACTTGATCTTTAACGCCCACATCGACCCCGTATGGCTCTGGCCGTGGCAGTCGGGGCTTGACAGCGTTCTGGCTACCTGCCGGTCGGCATGTGATCTGCTCGACGAGCAGGCGGACCTGCACTTCACCCAAGGCGAGGCTTGGACGTATCTTCAGATCGAACGGACTGATCGGCGGTTGTTTGAACGCATCCGCCGACACGTCGAGGCCGGGCGGTGGCACTTGGTCGGCGGATGGTGGATTCAGCCCGACTGCAACGGTCCGTCCGGGCTCGGCTTGCGACGCCAGATCGAACTCGGGCGGGAATACTTCCTCGAACGGTTCGGCGTCTTCCCGCGAGTCGGCTACAACATCGACAGTTTTGGACACGCCGCATGCCTGCCGGAACTGCTGCGCTCTTTCGGGCAGGACCGCTATGTGTTCATGAGGCCGCAGGAACACGAGATGGCCTTGCCCGGCCGGGTCTTCCGCTGGCGAGGCCGCACCGACGGTCCCGAGATCGTCACCTTTCGGATCGCGCGGGCATACTCGACACGCGAACTGACCGTCGAGCACATCCGGGCATCCACCGAGCAGTTGCCGGAAGGGATCGAGCACACCATGTGCTTTGCCGGCGTCGGCGACCACGGGGGCGGGATCACACGCCGACAGATCGACTGGTGCCGCGAGCACCACGACCGCATCGACGGCCTGAAGATCATGTTCTCGTCGCCGGACAGGTTCTTCGAGGCGATCAGCGACCGCATTGCGAATCTTCCGCTGGTCACCGGTGAATTGCAGATGCACAGCGTGGGGTGCTACAGCGTCCAGCGGGCGGTCAAACTGAGCGTCCGGCAGGCGGAGCATCGTCTGGACCAGGCTGAGATTGTCGGACACTTGGACCCGGACCCCGAACCCGACATGGGATACCGCTTACGTGAAGCGTGGCGGAACGTCTGCTTCACCCATTTCCACGACACGTACTGCGGCACCTGCATCCCCAGCGCGTACAGCCAAATCCAGTCGCAACTGGGCCTTAGCCATGCGGTTGCCGACGAGATCATTCAGTACGGTATCCGGCGGCTGGCGAATCGGCTGCCCGAAGATGCGATGCAGCGAATCGTGCTCCTGAACGCATCGGATGAACCCTTCGGCGGTTACATGGAGTATGAGCTGTCGGTAGAAGACCGCCAGTGGGAGGACCATTGGCAACTGCTCGACGAAGACGGCTCGGTGATTGCCCATCAACTAATGGATGTCGAGGCAGTCGTGTCTCAAGAATGGCTCTATTTTCGTCGGTTGCTGTTTCGTGTGGGCATCGCCCCGCACGCGGTCAAGACGTTGCGGGTTGACCGACGGGTTCGATCGGCCTGCGATGTCGAGCACCCGCCCCATCTGCAGCCGGCTTGGCGGACTCGCATCGCCACTAACGCCGGATTTGCCGTCGATCTTCGAGGGACAGGACGTATGTTCCTCGGCGAAGCCGGCGAGTACCCTTTGCCCAAGCTCGAACTCATCGACGATCACACCGACACCTGGAGCCACGAGACGGATCGGTACGGCCTGATCCCCGCAGCGCGCCCGCGATTGCGGGCTGCCAAGCTCATCGATCAAGGCCCGCTGATGGCCTCGCTTCGTCAACGGGGCCGGGTCGGTAGCAGCCGGATCGAGTCGGAATATCGCGTCTATGCCGGTGAACGATTCATTGAACTGCTGCTGCGGATTTACTGGTCTGAGCAACACAAGGTGCTGAAACTCACCCTGCCGTTGGCGGAACTGATGGTCCGACGGCAGGACGGGATCCCGGTCGGCGGAGTGGATCGTCTGCCTGATGGTACCGAGCGCCCGGTGCGTGACTGGACCTTGATCACACTGGCAAGCGGCCGCCGGCTGGGGCTTGTCTTCCCCGAAATCTATGCCTTAGATGCCTGGCCCGACGCGCTGCGGCTTACCCTGCTTCGCAGTCCGCTCATGGCCCATCATTACCCACACCCCGGGGACGCGCCGCGAGGCGTATTTGCGGACCAAGGTCTTCACGAGTTTCGCATTCGCTTCCTCGCCGGTAACGATGTGAGTGCAGGCGACCTTGAGGCTCAGGCCTTGATGATGCACCGGCCACCGATCGCCGCGGACATCACGCTGGGAATGCCGCCGACATAGCAGCGTTGCGAAGTCAGCTCGTCCAGGTGTCGCCCGGTGACAGAGTGACCGTCTGATCATTAACCAGCAAGCGAAGTGGCGCAGCCGCATCGTCGCTTGTACGCAGCGTGACCTGGTGACCCGCGATCGCCACGTCGAGCATGTTTCCGCGATAAGCGAGCCTGAACCGCAGGCTTTTCCACTGCGGCGGCAGATTGGGGCGAATCTGCAAGCCGTCCTCTCTCAGCCGAACGCCCCCGAAACCGAACACCGCCGCCATCCAGGCCCCCCCCGCAGCCGTGCCGTGAAGGCCCGCGTAAGTATCCCTTCGTCCGGTCAGATCCTCGTGCAGATCGATACCCGCGCAGACGCGGAATTGCCGATAAGCCTCATTCAAATCACCCATGTCCGCGGCCATGATCGAGTTGATCACGAAGCTCATGGACGAGAAGTTCATGCTCTTGTCCCTGTAAAACAACCAGTTGGCGCGGCGGACATCGACGGGAAAATCGTCGCGGAACATAGCCATGGCCATGAGTACGTCGGGCTGGTTCAATGCCTGGTAGGGAGCCACGGTGACGAACCACGCCTTGCGATCTCGAAGGAGATCGGGAGGGATCGGTTGAAGCCGATAGAAACCGTCATACTGCTCGTAGATGCCCGTCTGCGGATCGAAGAGTAACGTGAGCTTGTCGGCCACCTCGTTCCACTGCTGCGGCTCGTCCTCGGAGACCGACAGCCGCGTCAGGCATGCGGCGTAAGCGTCGGGGTGGTGATCATGGAGCCACGCCAGCATCTGGGCCGCCCACCTGAGGTTTCGAATGGCCAGGTAATTCGTGTAGAAATTGTTGGTACTCTCACAGTGACCTTCGTCGGGGCCGGCCACGTCATGGATATCGTAGCGGTCGCGGCTTGCGTCATAAACCGCACGTGAAGCCAGGAATCTCGCCGTCTCGACCAACAGGTCCACGCCGCAGCTTGCCATGAATGCGTCGTCGCCGCTTGCTCGCCAGTATTGCATCAAGGCGTAAGCGACGTCGGAATTCACATGGATGTTCGTGTGCGTGAACCGCCACCAGCGGCCCAGGCATTCCTCGCCGTAGGGGCCGGCCTGCCAGGCGAATTTGGCCCCACGATAACCCAGGTCACGAGCGATGCGCCGCCCCGGTTCCAGGCCGATATGCCGCCACTGGAGGCACCGGCGGGCCATGTCGGGCTGCGTGAAGGTGTAGACCGGCAGGATGTACACGTCGGTGTCGTAGAACGTGTTGCCCTGGTAATACTCGCCGGACAGAAGCTTGACGGGCACGCTGA
The Phycisphaerae bacterium DNA segment above includes these coding regions:
- a CDS encoding glycoside hydrolase family 38 C-terminal domain-containing protein — encoded protein: MITVHLIFNAHIDPVWLWPWQSGLDSVLATCRSACDLLDEQADLHFTQGEAWTYLQIERTDRRLFERIRRHVEAGRWHLVGGWWIQPDCNGPSGLGLRRQIELGREYFLERFGVFPRVGYNIDSFGHAACLPELLRSFGQDRYVFMRPQEHEMALPGRVFRWRGRTDGPEIVTFRIARAYSTRELTVEHIRASTEQLPEGIEHTMCFAGVGDHGGGITRRQIDWCREHHDRIDGLKIMFSSPDRFFEAISDRIANLPLVTGELQMHSVGCYSVQRAVKLSVRQAEHRLDQAEIVGHLDPDPEPDMGYRLREAWRNVCFTHFHDTYCGTCIPSAYSQIQSQLGLSHAVADEIIQYGIRRLANRLPEDAMQRIVLLNASDEPFGGYMEYELSVEDRQWEDHWQLLDEDGSVIAHQLMDVEAVVSQEWLYFRRLLFRVGIAPHAVKTLRVDRRVRSACDVEHPPHLQPAWRTRIATNAGFAVDLRGTGRMFLGEAGEYPLPKLELIDDHTDTWSHETDRYGLIPAARPRLRAAKLIDQGPLMASLRQRGRVGSSRIESEYRVYAGERFIELLLRIYWSEQHKVLKLTLPLAELMVRRQDGIPVGGVDRLPDGTERPVRDWTLITLASGRRLGLVFPEIYALDAWPDALRLTLLRSPLMAHHYPHPGDAPRGVFADQGLHEFRIRFLAGNDVSAGDLEAQALMMHRPPIAADITLGMPPT
- a CDS encoding DUF2961 domain-containing protein yields the protein MFHMTGLAGLPRLRDYRSKRVSSYDRTGGNRDWVDVEAGATRTVAEIAGPGCIRHIWMTMWFPNDDYLRRVVLRFYWDCHTEPSVECPIGDFFGLGHARRKNFITAVLQMSPQDGRGFNSYWPMPFREGARIEVENQGSEKHPLYYYVDYEAYDSAAAVDGLGRFHVQWRRENPTVGWGDEYNHLQEHLAQDPQTADPPRWRDLMHFGGDPRSLNPSNRDNYVILDAQGDGIYCGAHLDVDVFERQKNDWFGEGDDMIFIDGEPWPPSLHGTGTEDWYNCAFGPDQEYTAPYHGILLYSGSPEWKWKGKQSVYRYHIEDPIRFRRSIHVSIEHGHANKLSNDYSSTAYYYLSKPARGGPPLLPVEQRLPRPDEPM
- a CDS encoding glycosyl hydrolase family 65 protein, whose product is MNETDSWHVVRTAFDPHSLGAANSIFTISNGYAGLKGNVAEDRDGYYPVTLINGVYDELDMFSLIRASNEERRYLDPRYFDTAGRSPAVANLPNPLAVRLFIENREVSLGRGKVSDFRRILSLRDGIYSYSFTYKDPAGRAVRIEMTRFASMVHAHRVYMRYAVTVLNGDCHVRILSGISGATRSNTTGERQYRVVSLDAAPQRCRLEAVTPARSINVWMQTADVSTAAPDQPALGTLVEHDSVWSVFSFRGGSGACGRIDRHIVMGCSEDARHEATADLESELQASIDEGFDAAVETQQAAWSRIWEQCDVTIDGDDEAQRDLRFCLYHVLAAAPRHASGLSVPVKLLSGEYYQGNTFYDTDVYILPVYTFTQPDMARRCLQWRHIGLEPGRRIARDLGYRGAKFAWQAGPYGEECLGRWWRFTHTNIHVNSDVAYALMQYWRASGDDAFMASCGVDLLVETARFLASRAVYDASRDRYDIHDVAGPDEGHCESTNNFYTNYLAIRNLRWAAQMLAWLHDHHPDAYAACLTRLSVSEDEPQQWNEVADKLTLLFDPQTGIYEQYDGFYRLQPIPPDLLRDRKAWFVTVAPYQALNQPDVLMAMAMFRDDFPVDVRRANWLFYRDKSMNFSSMSFVINSIMAADMGDLNEAYRQFRVCAGIDLHEDLTGRRDTYAGLHGTAAGGAWMAAVFGFGGVRLREDGLQIRPNLPPQWKSLRFRLAYRGNMLDVAIAGHQVTLRTSDDAAAPLRLLVNDQTVTLSPGDTWTS